Proteins encoded in a region of the Vicia villosa cultivar HV-30 ecotype Madison, WI linkage group LG5, Vvil1.0, whole genome shotgun sequence genome:
- the LOC131604896 gene encoding uncharacterized mitochondrial protein AtMg00810-like — translation MIGSLLYLTANKPNITFPVGVCARYQAEPTMSHINQVKRILKYNNGTSDYDMLDSHGSNSIMVGYCDANWEGSADDRKTTPGECFLLGNNLISWFKNKQSCVSIYC, via the coding sequence ATGATTGGTAGCTTATTATACCTTACAGCCAACAAACCTAACATCACATTTCCTGTAGGTGTTTGTGCAAGATATCAAGCTGAGCCTACAATGAGTCACATCAACCAAGTGAAGAGAATTCTGAAGTACAACAATGGTACTAGTGACTATGACATGTTAGATTCTCATGGTTCTAATTCCATAatggtaggatattgtgatgcaaaTTGGGAAGGTAGTGCTGATGATAGGAAAACCACTCCAGGAGAGTGTTTCTTATTAGGAAATAATCTTATATCCTGGTTCAAAAATAAGCAAAGTTGTGTCTCTATTTATTGTTGA